In Rhinoraja longicauda isolate Sanriku21f chromosome 6, sRhiLon1.1, whole genome shotgun sequence, the following proteins share a genomic window:
- the mrpl38 gene encoding large ribosomal subunit protein mL38 has product MAALVRTHRAMQSALFPFLKVMEPVRTVTSTAVLFKRTAPLGPLPNEDIDVTDLESLEKYRSFARYLQVAEKKSKQPTWWRTYKQYTQEPTPEKIDIGLPHFRTSRKKELKERRRILKANHNNSDLERASRHRTLLIPLDEVKAEWEKTNGPYNLRTIGEHYGIYRDLFNGATFIPRIMLRVQYDCEDYATPVYHGNVVTPTEAAEVPNVSFEAEENSLWTLLFTNPDGHLGDNESEYVHWLVGNIPGNAISKGEQVCHYFPPFPAKGTGYHRCIFILFKQDKAINFEDDSRPTPCLSLKMRTFKTFDFYKKHQDLLTPAGMAFFQSHWDESVTHTFHNLLDMKEPIFEYDFPPVYHPPQKKYPHGQPLRYLDRYRDSHEPTYGIY; this is encoded by the exons ATGGCGGCGCTGGTGAGGACACACCGAGCTATGCAGAGCGCCTTATTTCCCTTCCTGAAGGTCATGGAGCCGGTCAGGACGGTGACAAGCACTG CTGTGCTATTCAAACGAACAGCTCCACTAGGGCCACTACCCAATGAGGATATTGATGTGACAGACCTGGAGTCTCTGGAGAAATACCGTAGCTTTGCACGGTATCTACAGGTGGCAGAGAAAAAAAGCAAGCAGCCAACCTGGTGGCGGACGTATAAACAATATACACAAGAACCCA ctccagagaaaatTGATATTGGTCTCCCTCATTTTAGAACGTCTAGGaagaaggaactgaaggaacGCAGGCGTATCCTCAAGGCAAATCACAACAACAGCGACCTTGAGAGGGCATCACGGCACAGAACAT TATTGATTCCACTGGATGAAGTAAAAGCTGAATGGGAGAAAACAAATGGACCTTACAATCTAAGAACTATTGGTGAACACTATGGAATATATCGAGACCTGTTCAATGGGGCAACCTTCATTCCACGTATAATGCTGCGTGTTCAATATGACTGTGAGGACTATGCTACGCCAGTGTATCATGGAAATGTGGTCACTCCCACAGAG GCTGCAGAGGTGCCCAATGTGTCTTTTGAGGCAGAAGAGAACTCTCTGTGGACACTGCTGTTTACCAACCCAG ATGGACACCTGGGAGACAATGAATCAGAGTATGTCCATTGGTTGGT TGGTAATATTCCTGGAAATGCTATATCGAAAGGAGAGCAGGTTTGCCACTACTTCCCCCCATTTCCTGCTAAAGGCACTGGATATCATCGATGCATCTTCATTCTTTTTAAACAAGATAAAGCAATTAATTTTGAAGACGACTCCAGACCAACCCCTTG TCTCAGCCTGAAAATGCGAACCTTTAAAACCTTTGACTTCTACAAGAAGCATCAGGATCTGTTGACTCCAGCCGGGATGGCTTTCTTCCAGAGTCACTGGGACGAGTCTGTTACGCATACCTTCCACAATCTTCTCG ATATGAAGGAGCCAATATTTGAATATGACTTTCCTCCAGTGTACCATCCACCTCAGAAAAAATACCCACATGGGCAACCCCTCCGATACTTGGACCGGTACAGAGACAGCCACGAGCCCACCTACGGCATATACTGA